Proteins encoded within one genomic window of uncultured Draconibacterium sp.:
- a CDS encoding AraC family transcriptional regulator: MNVSQFPEQRVIDCLRNVRNDKKNELEWPNVLVTSSEKKYEKSVPESSFSIFTNKKGTVNLRTKNRELRVCEQTFYVCNPFESFSYGIDSVEEVETFNIHLNYQFYTKALYAFLNSNEKLLDKPFDHYSEYRFINQLHFRTSSINYLFNSYKQNEEETFFTEILMKCLLLDYKERSRILKIPVRKESTKKELARRMTIVKDYIYSNYNDPELSVKKLSSLVSMSHFHFLRTFKKVYGISPYQYIKGVRIEKAKYLICKTNLTISEISDLTGFHESNSIYPILKKNLSETPQKYREEISNFQ, translated from the coding sequence ATGAATGTATCTCAATTTCCGGAACAAAGAGTTATTGATTGCCTTAGAAACGTAAGGAATGATAAAAAGAATGAATTAGAATGGCCAAATGTTTTAGTAACTTCATCGGAGAAGAAATACGAAAAATCTGTTCCGGAAAGTTCATTCAGTATTTTTACAAATAAAAAAGGAACTGTTAATCTGCGCACTAAAAACAGGGAGTTGAGGGTTTGTGAGCAAACCTTCTATGTTTGTAATCCTTTTGAATCATTTAGTTATGGAATAGATTCGGTGGAAGAAGTTGAGACTTTTAACATACACCTAAATTATCAATTTTATACAAAAGCTTTGTATGCGTTCTTAAATTCAAATGAGAAATTATTAGACAAGCCTTTTGATCATTACTCAGAATACCGATTTATAAATCAGCTACATTTCAGAACATCATCTATCAACTACCTGTTTAATTCTTATAAGCAAAACGAAGAAGAAACATTTTTTACAGAGATTCTTATGAAATGCCTGCTTTTAGATTATAAAGAAAGAAGCAGGATACTAAAAATTCCTGTCAGAAAAGAGTCGACAAAAAAAGAACTGGCTAGAAGAATGACCATAGTAAAAGATTATATTTATAGTAATTACAACGATCCTGAACTATCGGTAAAAAAGTTGTCGTCTTTAGTATCAATGTCACATTTTCATTTTTTACGAACATTTAAAAAGGTTTATGGTATTTCGCCATATCAATACATTAAAGGAGTCAGAATAGAAAAAGCTAAATATTTAATTTGTAAGACCAACCTGACTATCAGTGAAATTTCCGATTTGACAGGTTTTCATGAATCGAATTCTATATACCCAATTTTAAAGAAAAATTTATCAGAAACACCTCAAAAGTACAGAGAGGAAATTAGCAATTTTCAATAG
- a CDS encoding NAD-dependent epimerase/dehydratase family protein — protein sequence MKKIIVTGSSGQLGKEIVKQLKQHYYKVLGIDIIASETTDKIVDIRNRQAVEEVTIGYDAIIHTAALHGKHTNLNYPAKSLSKPILKELSIYYQHVSTITLRNFCIPVQHQFTERPW from the coding sequence ATGAAAAAAATAATTGTAACAGGTTCGTCCGGCCAATTAGGAAAAGAGATAGTAAAGCAGTTAAAGCAACATTATTATAAGGTATTAGGAATTGATATAATCGCAAGTGAAACAACAGATAAGATCGTCGATATCAGAAATCGGCAGGCTGTAGAAGAGGTAACAATAGGATACGATGCCATTATTCACACAGCAGCATTGCATGGAAAACACACCAACCTAAATTATCCCGCGAAAAGTTTATCGAAACCAATATTAAAGGAACTTTCAATCTACTATCAGCATGTGTCAACAATAACATTAAGAAATTTTTGTATACCAGTACAACATCAATTTACGGAACGGCCATGGTAG
- a CDS encoding NAD(P)-dependent oxidoreductase, with protein sequence MKGTFNLLSACVNNNIKKFLYTSTTSIYGTAMVDGNRAVWVDESLTPEPRDIYDITKLTCELLCKDYFEKEGVEATVLRVSRFLPEDDNTKANHRIYRGLDEEDGAVAHLLVLEKKFNSFEIYNISNDSPFQKNDLTELYNNPKQVICKYYPEAEQYYQNNNWHFLKSIDRVYSIEKAKKDLGYKPAKNFDTFLKIT encoded by the coding sequence ATTAAAGGAACTTTCAATCTACTATCAGCATGTGTCAACAATAACATTAAGAAATTTTTGTATACCAGTACAACATCAATTTACGGAACGGCCATGGTAGATGGTAATCGGGCTGTTTGGGTAGATGAATCTCTGACTCCCGAACCAAGAGATATTTATGATATTACAAAGCTTACATGTGAATTACTTTGCAAAGACTATTTCGAAAAAGAAGGGGTTGAAGCTACGGTATTACGGGTATCAAGGTTTTTACCTGAAGATGATAACACAAAAGCAAATCATAGAATCTATCGTGGCTTAGATGAAGAAGATGGTGCTGTAGCACATTTGCTGGTTCTGGAAAAGAAATTTAATTCGTTTGAGATCTATAATATTTCGAACGATAGTCCATTCCAGAAGAATGATTTAACTGAATTATACAATAATCCGAAGCAGGTAATATGTAAATATTACCCCGAAGCGGAACAATATTATCAAAATAATAATTGGCATTTTTTAAAGAGCATAGACCGGGTTTACTCTATAGAAAAAGCAAAAAAAGACTTAGGGTATAAACCGGCAAAGAACTTCGATACTTTTTTGAAAATAACCTAG
- the hxpB gene encoding hexitol phosphatase HxpB, whose amino-acid sequence MTQKTRNKIEAVIFDMDGVIIDSEEIWKRAENEIFSSVGVKLTDELCKMTETMTTREVTNFWFGKYPWKNKSLEEIENGVIERVAHLIKDAGKGIDGIEEFLRKMKDKGYKIGLATNSPSCLISVVLEKLAIDQYFDATSSAEHELEGKPSPYVYLSTAEKLNIEPENCIAIEDSYSGILAAKKAGMKTVIIDRNKQNNKKVEIADFTVNDYNTLNFS is encoded by the coding sequence ATGACTCAGAAAACAAGAAATAAAATTGAAGCCGTCATTTTCGACATGGATGGAGTAATTATTGATTCCGAAGAAATCTGGAAAAGAGCCGAGAATGAAATTTTTTCATCTGTTGGAGTAAAATTAACGGATGAACTTTGTAAAATGACGGAAACGATGACTACAAGAGAAGTAACTAATTTTTGGTTCGGGAAATACCCGTGGAAAAATAAGTCGCTGGAAGAGATTGAAAATGGCGTAATCGAACGTGTAGCACATTTAATTAAGGATGCAGGAAAGGGAATTGACGGTATTGAAGAGTTTCTGCGAAAAATGAAAGACAAAGGATACAAAATCGGATTAGCAACAAATTCTCCATCATGTTTAATTTCAGTTGTACTCGAAAAACTGGCAATTGATCAATACTTTGATGCAACATCATCAGCCGAACATGAGTTGGAAGGTAAACCAAGTCCGTATGTTTACCTTAGCACTGCTGAGAAGCTAAACATAGAACCGGAGAACTGTATCGCTATTGAAGATTCATATTCGGGGATATTGGCTGCCAAAAAAGCTGGAATGAAAACAGTCATCATCGATAGAAATAAACAGAATAATAAGAAGGTAGAGATTGCTGATTTTACTGTTAACGATTATAATACATTAAATTTTTCATAG
- a CDS encoding dimethylsulfonioproprionate lyase family protein — protein MRHNHPLYLLASETVVHLKKYMPEFHLSGQKSSAARFINEIEKVCQQTMQEQWPGESMVRALRFAPHVFDKQCEAGVKPLYEAACASFAWVLWAEFYEEDDWSRSFLPNFANGEGIGPDGRLFNSKTILGLFLLGPNTHYPAHAHPAEEFYLILSGTAKWQIGANTLFETKKPGDVMIHLSNESHSIQTFEEPLFCIYGWRGNINAKTWYRNNMADNTEKIKYPTIEK, from the coding sequence ATGAGACACAATCATCCTCTATATTTACTTGCCAGCGAAACAGTTGTACATCTCAAAAAATATATGCCGGAATTTCATTTATCCGGGCAAAAGTCTTCTGCTGCAAGGTTTATTAACGAAATTGAAAAAGTTTGCCAGCAAACAATGCAAGAACAATGGCCGGGAGAATCTATGGTTCGAGCTTTGCGTTTTGCGCCACACGTATTTGACAAACAATGTGAGGCAGGAGTAAAACCATTGTATGAAGCCGCATGCGCCTCGTTTGCGTGGGTTCTTTGGGCAGAGTTTTATGAGGAAGACGATTGGAGCCGTTCCTTTTTACCCAATTTTGCCAACGGAGAAGGAATTGGGCCGGATGGCCGTTTATTCAATAGTAAAACAATTCTTGGACTTTTTTTGCTTGGCCCGAATACGCATTATCCGGCACATGCTCATCCGGCCGAAGAATTTTACTTAATATTATCGGGAACTGCAAAATGGCAGATTGGAGCAAATACTTTGTTCGAAACAAAAAAGCCCGGTGATGTTATGATTCATTTGAGTAATGAAAGTCATTCCATTCAAACATTTGAAGAACCATTATTTTGCATTTACGGATGGAGAGGGAACATTAACGCTAAAACATGGTACCGAAATAACATGGCCGATAACACAGAGAAAATCAAGTATCCTACAATTGAAAAGTAG
- a CDS encoding 2-dehydropantoate 2-reductase, producing the protein MKKNKIYIVGSGAIGKALAVFLQHENKEVVLVRGSVDNMPDEKVLITVTNKEDKKFQQEIITTTFSNITAINGIVLITAKAFANAELAKKLKAKAGNFSIVLLQNGLNIEKPFNDFEHVFRCVLFATSQLMGKNNVSFKMVTDSPVGNLKGGNFKLDAVINQINTLYFGFKSESDIQKVVWEKVIINCAFNSICPLLETDNGIFHRNPEANELAKTIISECIKVANKRGVKLEQKEIEEKLILISQRADGQLISTYEDIRNERRTEIDSLNLEIARLAEKMGIREQVNNTRLLGEMIQLKSTIGITNGNQAE; encoded by the coding sequence ATGAAAAAAAATAAAATATACATCGTTGGTTCAGGTGCGATAGGAAAAGCGCTGGCTGTTTTTCTGCAACATGAAAACAAAGAAGTTGTACTTGTTCGTGGAAGTGTTGATAATATGCCAGACGAAAAAGTTCTGATAACAGTGACGAATAAAGAAGACAAAAAATTTCAGCAGGAAATAATAACAACCACTTTTAGTAATATAACTGCTATTAATGGCATTGTATTAATTACTGCTAAAGCTTTTGCTAATGCTGAACTTGCCAAGAAATTGAAAGCGAAAGCAGGCAATTTTTCAATTGTTTTACTTCAGAACGGGCTTAATATTGAAAAGCCATTTAACGATTTTGAGCATGTTTTTCGCTGCGTTTTATTTGCAACCAGCCAGCTAATGGGAAAGAATAATGTTTCTTTTAAGATGGTCACCGATTCTCCGGTTGGAAACCTGAAAGGTGGGAATTTTAAATTGGATGCGGTAATTAATCAGATAAACACTTTGTATTTTGGCTTTAAAAGTGAGTCAGACATCCAGAAAGTGGTTTGGGAAAAGGTGATTATAAACTGTGCATTCAATTCTATTTGTCCGTTACTTGAAACAGATAACGGAATTTTCCACCGTAACCCCGAAGCAAATGAGTTGGCAAAAACGATTATTAGCGAATGTATTAAGGTGGCAAATAAAAGAGGAGTCAAGCTTGAGCAAAAGGAAATAGAAGAGAAACTGATTCTGATAAGCCAGCGGGCCGACGGACAACTTATTTCAACTTACGAGGATATTCGAAATGAAAGGAGAACCGAAATAGACAGTTTAAATCTTGAAATCGCAAGATTGGCGGAAAAGATGGGAATACGAGAGCAGGTAAACAACACAAGGTTGTTAGGAGAAATGATTCAACTGAAATCAACGATTGGAATAACAAATGGTAATCAGGCAGAATAA
- a CDS encoding GNAT family N-acetyltransferase, which translates to MIIRNAKLSDITELTRLMMKFRAFYQQKSNHEELQTFIKSRITNDDSVIFVVEGNNELIGYAQLYPSFSTIKLSDIWILNDLFVLESFRDKGVASQLIDTVLGFSEKGQRKQVWLLTENDNKRARQLYKRKGFINTKFEHYVCNIKTPTTN; encoded by the coding sequence ATGATTATTCGAAATGCAAAACTCTCCGATATAACAGAGTTAACCCGGCTTATGATGAAATTCAGGGCTTTTTACCAGCAGAAATCAAATCATGAAGAGCTACAGACCTTTATTAAAAGCAGAATAACTAATGACGATAGTGTAATTTTTGTTGTTGAAGGAAATAATGAACTAATCGGATACGCACAATTGTATCCGTCATTTTCAACAATAAAATTGAGTGACATATGGATATTAAACGACCTTTTTGTTCTGGAATCTTTTCGGGACAAAGGTGTCGCATCGCAGTTAATAGACACTGTTTTAGGATTTTCAGAAAAAGGACAAAGAAAACAAGTGTGGCTTTTAACCGAAAATGACAATAAACGTGCGCGGCAACTATATAAAAGAAAAGGATTTATTAATACAAAATTTGAACATTATGTCTGTAACATCAAAACACCAACAACGAATTGA
- a CDS encoding GNAT family N-acetyltransferase, with product MIQIRKATIEDARYIALLGRVTFAETFAEYFRDEQDLFDYHEQTFSVSKITTSLEKENNCYWIAFWNELPVGYAKLKVFSATEFIETEEVAQLQKIYVLKEFLNKNVGKLLMSELMMSFNASDKSHIWLSVLKTNERAIKFYNKNKFEQVGEHLFQIGKEVFDFYVLYYEKASANSFRF from the coding sequence ATGATACAGATACGAAAAGCCACCATTGAAGATGCCCGGTATATTGCTTTGTTGGGCAGAGTTACTTTTGCAGAAACATTTGCAGAATATTTCAGGGATGAACAGGATTTGTTTGATTATCATGAACAGACTTTTAGCGTGAGTAAGATTACAACAAGTCTGGAGAAAGAAAATAATTGTTACTGGATTGCTTTTTGGAACGAACTTCCAGTTGGATATGCCAAACTAAAAGTTTTTTCAGCGACCGAATTTATTGAAACAGAAGAGGTAGCGCAACTACAAAAAATCTATGTGTTAAAAGAATTTTTGAATAAAAATGTTGGGAAATTGCTGATGAGCGAGTTGATGATGTCTTTCAACGCATCCGATAAAAGCCACATATGGTTATCCGTGTTAAAGACCAATGAAAGAGCAATAAAATTCTATAACAAAAACAAATTTGAACAGGTTGGGGAACACCTGTTTCAGATAGGAAAGGAAGTTTTCGATTTTTATGTTTTATATTATGAGAAAGCATCTGCGAATTCATTTAGATTTTAA
- a CDS encoding alpha/beta hydrolase encodes MEDWILENSFDFEGREVRWGVQGRGKAIVMVHGTPWSSFNLRHLIKGLSDKYKVYYFDLLGYGQSDKSDNDVSLAVQNKVLAALIDFWKLDNPIAIGHDFGGTTVLRTHLLNKKSYEKLIVIDPVAISPWGSPFFNHVNKHEEAFSGMPDFIHEVIVETYIKTAAYNKLAPETIEGIIKPWKGIKGKAAFYRQIAQASSKYTDEVQDKYSSIKAPTLILWGEEDNWIPLEKGIKLNKMIAGSQLKTISNSGHLVIEEKHQELVTEIKRFIK; translated from the coding sequence ATGGAAGATTGGATTCTGGAAAACAGTTTCGATTTTGAAGGACGGGAAGTTCGCTGGGGAGTTCAGGGACGGGGGAAAGCAATTGTTATGGTTCATGGAACTCCTTGGTCTTCATTTAATTTGAGGCATTTAATTAAAGGGTTATCCGATAAATATAAGGTCTATTATTTTGATTTGTTGGGTTACGGACAGTCTGATAAATCAGATAATGATGTTTCACTTGCTGTACAAAACAAGGTTTTAGCTGCCCTTATCGATTTCTGGAAACTTGATAATCCTATAGCAATCGGTCATGATTTTGGTGGAACAACCGTGTTAAGAACGCATTTACTAAATAAAAAATCGTATGAAAAACTGATTGTGATTGACCCGGTGGCAATTTCTCCTTGGGGATCTCCGTTTTTCAATCATGTAAATAAGCATGAGGAGGCTTTTTCAGGAATGCCGGATTTTATTCACGAAGTAATTGTTGAAACATACATTAAAACCGCAGCATACAATAAATTAGCCCCGGAAACCATCGAAGGAATTATCAAACCCTGGAAAGGGATAAAAGGCAAAGCGGCATTTTACAGACAAATTGCGCAGGCCAGTTCAAAATATACCGATGAAGTACAAGACAAATACAGCTCAATAAAAGCACCTACATTAATTTTATGGGGTGAGGAGGACAATTGGATACCTTTGGAAAAAGGAATTAAACTGAATAAAATGATAGCAGGTAGCCAATTAAAGACAATCTCAAATAGTGGGCATCTGGTTATTGAAGAAAAGCATCAGGAATTAGTTACAGAAATAAAGCGTTTCATAAAGTAG
- a CDS encoding carboxymuconolactone decarboxylase family protein has translation MSVTSKHQQRIDIKTLEPECWNLVMAIENYLAKTSLDKKLKELIKIRASQINKCAFCIDLHTKDAIKIGESERRIFALPAWKESPLFSDEERVVLKLTEEVTEITKEGVSDKTYETVREYFSENEVAQIIIAINHMNFLNRVAVSSKMVHPN, from the coding sequence ATGTCTGTAACATCAAAACACCAACAACGAATTGATATAAAAACATTGGAACCGGAGTGCTGGAATTTGGTAATGGCTATCGAAAATTATTTGGCTAAAACCAGCTTAGATAAGAAACTAAAAGAGCTCATCAAAATCAGAGCTTCCCAAATCAATAAATGTGCTTTCTGCATTGATTTACATACAAAAGATGCCATAAAAATTGGAGAATCAGAACGGAGAATATTTGCTTTGCCGGCGTGGAAAGAAAGCCCTTTGTTTTCGGACGAAGAACGGGTAGTTTTAAAATTAACAGAAGAGGTTACCGAAATAACCAAAGAAGGAGTTTCGGACAAAACCTATGAAACCGTCCGCGAATATTTTAGCGAAAATGAAGTGGCACAAATTATCATTGCCATTAATCATATGAACTTTTTAAACCGGGTGGCGGTTTCCTCTAAAATGGTACATCCAAACTGA
- a CDS encoding methylated-DNA--[protein]-cysteine S-methyltransferase, whose protein sequence is MDKTKGLQYKRIEKAIDFIRQNFRQQPSLEEIAQTVHLSSSRFQRLFTEWAGTSPKKFLQYISIEHAKMLLKDDNATLFDTAFDTGLSSTSRLHDLFINIEGMTPAEYKNGGKNLVIDYSFLGSPFGNILIASTEKGICHLDFEDDYTSALEQLKGKFPNAIFQEQMTSNQQNVLYIFQSDWSKLQEIKLHLKGTDFQLKIWESLLKIPFGKLSTYGSIAEQIGSPNASRAVGTAIGNNPIAYLIPCHRVIQSTGKFNGYKWGTTRKTAIIGWEQSKITP, encoded by the coding sequence ATGGACAAAACAAAAGGTCTCCAATATAAAAGGATAGAAAAAGCAATAGACTTCATCAGACAGAATTTCAGGCAGCAGCCCAGCCTTGAAGAAATTGCCCAAACTGTTCATCTAAGCTCTTCCCGTTTTCAACGCTTGTTTACTGAATGGGCAGGAACCAGCCCCAAAAAATTTCTACAGTACATCAGCATAGAACACGCTAAGATGCTCCTGAAAGATGATAACGCTACACTTTTTGATACAGCCTTTGATACAGGACTTTCCAGTACAAGCCGTTTGCATGATTTGTTTATCAACATAGAAGGGATGACCCCTGCCGAGTACAAAAATGGAGGAAAAAATCTTGTAATTGATTACAGTTTCTTAGGTAGTCCGTTTGGAAACATACTTATTGCTTCAACGGAAAAAGGAATTTGCCATTTGGATTTTGAAGATGACTATACCTCTGCTTTGGAGCAATTGAAAGGTAAATTTCCGAATGCAATATTTCAGGAACAAATGACTTCTAACCAACAAAATGTGTTATACATTTTTCAAAGCGACTGGAGTAAATTGCAGGAGATAAAGTTACATTTAAAAGGGACAGATTTTCAATTAAAAATTTGGGAAAGTTTGTTAAAAATCCCATTTGGAAAACTTTCAACCTATGGAAGTATTGCAGAACAGATAGGAAGCCCAAATGCTTCGAGAGCTGTAGGAACGGCTATTGGGAATAATCCGATAGCTTATCTTATTCCCTGCCATCGGGTAATCCAGTCTACCGGTAAATTTAATGGATATAAGTGGGGTACAACCCGAAAAACTGCGATAATAGGCTGGGAACAGTCCAAAATCACCCCATAA
- a CDS encoding MBL fold metallo-hydrolase: MEVQLIRNATVKIKYGGKIWLVDPFFGDVHSLPSFAGKSANPTTPLPFSTEEILKDVDYIVLTHLHPDHFDVKAQETISKEVPFIVQPADTEQIEKFGFKTVFPVNRESFFDDVKVTTVSAQHGEGDILKVMGTVTGYVLQRAGEPSLYITGDTIWYDGIKETLDKYKPGVVICNAGGNVFIPEHNPFEELVSLKRVHKVIMDEKQLYKLLVYKKDTWVVAVHIGALDHETVTREHLAKYLNAKRIDMKRVFIPEEGDNIIIDHEKK; encoded by the coding sequence ATGGAAGTTCAATTAATTAGAAATGCAACAGTAAAAATTAAGTACGGTGGAAAAATTTGGTTAGTAGATCCTTTTTTTGGTGATGTTCACAGTTTGCCTTCTTTTGCAGGAAAATCGGCAAATCCTACAACTCCATTACCCTTTTCAACAGAAGAAATTTTGAAAGATGTGGATTATATAGTTCTAACCCATTTGCATCCTGATCATTTTGATGTAAAAGCACAAGAAACCATTTCTAAAGAAGTGCCTTTTATTGTTCAGCCTGCCGATACAGAACAAATCGAGAAGTTCGGATTTAAAACCGTATTCCCTGTCAACAGAGAAAGTTTTTTTGATGATGTTAAAGTTACAACAGTTAGTGCGCAGCACGGCGAAGGTGACATATTAAAAGTAATGGGAACTGTTACAGGATATGTTTTGCAAAGGGCCGGTGAACCATCTTTATATATTACGGGTGATACCATATGGTATGATGGAATAAAAGAAACGCTGGACAAATATAAACCTGGCGTTGTTATTTGTAATGCAGGAGGAAATGTGTTCATCCCGGAACATAATCCTTTCGAAGAACTTGTTTCGCTAAAGCGTGTTCATAAAGTAATTATGGATGAAAAACAGCTGTATAAATTACTTGTTTATAAAAAAGATACATGGGTTGTTGCGGTTCATATTGGAGCATTGGATCATGAGACTGTTACTCGCGAACATTTAGCAAAATACCTCAATGCAAAACGTATAGATATGAAAAGGGTTTTTATACCAGAAGAAGGTGATAATATTATAATTGATCATGAAAAAAAATAA